One Photobacterium sp. TY1-4 genomic window carries:
- a CDS encoding DUF2058 domain-containing protein: MAKLTLQEQLQQAGLISKSKLEKAKKRPKKSRVQAREVKAAIEEKKRQQQEHDKALSAQQNEQRLTKEIQAQIKMLINMNKIDLGDGDIKYNFTDGTLVKSLYMTGAVREQLIKGVLAIARDEERYVVIPSTVANKIAQRDPESIIDQKVPESDVIAEDDPYADFIVPDDLMW; the protein is encoded by the coding sequence ATGGCAAAACTGACACTCCAAGAGCAGTTACAACAAGCTGGCCTCATCAGCAAAAGTAAACTGGAAAAAGCTAAGAAACGCCCTAAAAAATCACGCGTTCAAGCCCGTGAAGTCAAAGCGGCGATTGAAGAGAAGAAGCGCCAACAACAAGAGCATGATAAAGCGTTAAGCGCACAACAGAATGAACAGCGCCTCACGAAGGAAATTCAGGCTCAAATCAAGATGTTAATTAACATGAACAAGATTGATTTGGGTGATGGCGACATCAAGTACAACTTTACTGACGGCACGCTTGTAAAATCACTGTATATGACGGGCGCCGTTCGGGAGCAGCTGATCAAAGGAGTGCTGGCCATTGCGCGCGATGAAGAGCGCTATGTCGTCATCCCAAGCACAGTTGCAAATAAAATTGCTCAGCGAGATCCCGAGTCGATTATCGACCAGAAAGTACCAGAGTCAGACGTCATCGCTGAAGACGACCCTTATGCTGACTTCATCGTTCCAGACGATCTCATGTGGTAA
- a CDS encoding methyl-accepting chemotaxis protein, whose amino-acid sequence MNLSNFSFKQKIVVLLALPVLAFLFLSGSSIIHSVSTTREMASLNQLIRLSVSYSELVHELQKERGMTAGYLGSNGSQFGDELRSQQQATDRKRNQRINYWQSADIDLREIQQLNDTIDQGLRDIESIRRRVETQSISLPDALAYYTRLNKKLLSVSGLIAEISTNPAITKETVAYYNFLQGKERAGIERAVLSNTFSQDAFATGMLVKFIALVTEQATYFDNFNVLTNDTNKQYFSELLNDKSVQEVNKFRELAKAQSSQFDVDPVYWFAQATKRIGQLKKIENEVAASLIKLTEEKYQVAQTSMTVNLIIFLLTTLTVAVVSYVVIKDLTARVNDLTSVMAKVREENDLTARAQYIDTSELGSISSALNSTLAQFSQVIDNLSNSSMTLASAAEETSQTCQYNSTSMVEQQEQIGLIATAIEELSTTVNEVASKTQQTSESAKLADEQTLNGLRTVQHSYQSIEGLAAEIDGLAEKITHLHDSSNNIHNVVDVIKSVADQTNLLALNAAIEAARAGDQGRGFAVVADEVRKLAQRTQESTAEIEGFINSLRSDVESAFHLIENNQTKAMAAVQDSRNVEQTLEGISESVSQIFSMTEQIATATEEQAVVTQDIAKNIMTVEDKSTESTTGAAQIASTAREQAELATTLRKLANTFKI is encoded by the coding sequence ATGAATCTGTCTAACTTCTCCTTTAAGCAAAAAATAGTTGTTTTGCTTGCTTTACCTGTGCTCGCTTTTCTCTTTTTAAGCGGGTCTTCAATTATTCATAGTGTGTCGACGACCCGTGAGATGGCTTCTCTGAATCAACTGATTCGGTTGTCTGTTTCATATAGTGAGCTTGTTCATGAGTTACAAAAAGAACGAGGCATGACTGCTGGCTATCTTGGTTCCAATGGCAGCCAGTTTGGCGATGAACTCAGATCCCAGCAACAAGCTACCGATAGAAAACGGAATCAACGTATCAACTACTGGCAATCTGCTGACATCGACCTGCGTGAAATACAGCAGCTGAATGACACCATCGATCAGGGCCTGCGTGACATCGAATCCATTCGTCGCCGGGTTGAGACGCAGTCGATCTCACTGCCAGATGCGCTGGCCTACTATACCCGGCTTAATAAAAAGCTGTTAAGCGTCTCTGGCCTGATCGCGGAGATCAGTACAAACCCGGCCATCACGAAAGAAACCGTTGCTTATTACAATTTTCTACAGGGCAAAGAACGCGCGGGGATCGAGCGTGCTGTCCTCAGTAATACTTTTTCACAAGATGCGTTTGCAACCGGGATGTTGGTGAAATTCATTGCTTTAGTAACGGAACAAGCAACCTATTTCGATAATTTTAATGTCCTGACGAATGACACCAACAAGCAGTATTTTTCAGAGCTGCTGAATGACAAGTCTGTTCAAGAAGTTAATAAGTTTCGCGAACTAGCCAAGGCGCAGTCCAGCCAATTCGATGTTGATCCAGTCTACTGGTTTGCACAAGCAACGAAACGGATTGGTCAGCTGAAAAAGATTGAAAATGAAGTCGCGGCTTCTCTGATCAAGCTTACAGAGGAAAAGTATCAGGTTGCTCAAACATCAATGACGGTCAATCTCATCATTTTCCTGCTGACTACGCTGACCGTGGCGGTTGTGAGCTATGTTGTGATTAAAGACCTCACTGCGCGGGTCAACGACTTAACTTCCGTGATGGCAAAGGTGAGAGAAGAAAATGATTTAACCGCCCGTGCTCAGTATATCGATACGAGTGAACTGGGATCGATTTCTTCAGCCTTAAACTCGACCTTGGCGCAGTTTTCCCAAGTCATCGATAATCTTTCAAACTCAAGTATGACCCTTGCGTCTGCGGCGGAGGAAACCTCCCAGACATGTCAGTACAACTCAACATCCATGGTTGAGCAGCAAGAGCAAATTGGATTGATAGCCACGGCGATTGAGGAGCTTTCTACCACTGTCAATGAAGTGGCCAGCAAAACGCAGCAAACGTCTGAATCTGCCAAATTGGCTGACGAACAGACGCTCAATGGCTTAAGAACGGTACAGCATTCTTACCAATCTATTGAAGGGTTGGCTGCAGAAATCGATGGTTTGGCAGAGAAAATTACCCATCTGCACGACAGTAGTAACAATATCCACAACGTGGTGGATGTGATTAAATCCGTCGCAGATCAAACGAATTTACTGGCTTTGAATGCTGCGATTGAAGCTGCTCGCGCCGGCGATCAAGGACGTGGTTTTGCTGTTGTTGCCGACGAAGTCAGAAAGCTTGCACAGCGCACACAAGAATCAACCGCTGAAATTGAGGGCTTTATTAATTCGTTGCGATCCGATGTTGAATCAGCATTTCATCTCATTGAGAACAATCAGACCAAGGCCATGGCGGCTGTTCAAGATTCCAGAAATGTAGAGCAGACGCTTGAGGGAATTTCTGAATCTGTCAGTCAAATCTTCAGTATGACAGAGCAGATTGCGACGGCGACTGAAGAGCAGGCCGTTGTGACTCAGGACATTGCCAAAAACATCATGACAGTCGAAGACAAGTCGACAGAATCGACGACCGGGGCGGCTCAAATCGCTTCGACAGCAAGAGAGCAAGCAGAGTTAGCAACAACTCTGAGAAAACTGGCCAATACTTTCAAAATTTAG
- a CDS encoding NUDIX domain-containing protein, producing MTFHYQARGIITSGAYVLLVRAKGDDKTFLPGGHIEFAEPAKQALKRELWEEASIEAEVGEFIGAAENEWFEQDTLNAEINLIFAVKTDLRAQQPVISNEPHLEFLWAHQTEIAHYNLYPVSLRDLIATGASPEQAFWGSGIEEKSAETE from the coding sequence ATGACGTTTCACTATCAGGCGCGAGGGATCATCACCTCGGGAGCGTATGTGTTGTTGGTACGGGCCAAAGGGGACGACAAAACCTTCCTGCCCGGCGGGCATATTGAATTTGCCGAGCCGGCTAAACAGGCGCTCAAGCGTGAGCTGTGGGAAGAGGCATCCATCGAGGCTGAGGTGGGCGAATTCATTGGCGCGGCGGAGAATGAGTGGTTCGAACAGGATACGCTCAATGCCGAAATCAACCTGATCTTCGCGGTGAAAACGGATTTGCGCGCGCAGCAACCGGTCATCTCTAACGAGCCGCATCTGGAGTTCCTTTGGGCGCATCAGACGGAAATAGCGCACTATAACCTCTATCCAGTGTCATTACGGGATCTCATCGCAACTGGAGCCAGCCCGGAGCAGGCTTTCTGGGGCTCAGGTATTGAAGAAAAGTCAGCAGAAACGGAATGA
- a CDS encoding M14-type cytosolic carboxypeptidase: MKIFSNFESGNINVVTADNANDIQLTIPNDNQSEFYQWFHFRLESQPHTEHQIKLLNLAKSAYPEGWQGYDVVASYDREEWFRIPAEFDGDTLTFKVIPEHHSMYFAYFAPYSYDRHQDLLHQAQLHPECRLETLGSTLDGNDMSLLTIGEPSDEKKNVWIIGRQHPGETMAEWFIEGLLQRLLDDTDTVGRALLEKAVFHVVPNMNPDGSIRGHLRTNAVGVNLNREWQTPSMEQSPEVYLVRERMLATGIDLFLDIHGDEAIPYNFVAGSEGVPSYNARMAELEQAFKQALLTITPEFQDEHGYDKDKPGEANLTVGSNWVAEQFKCLSYTVEMPFKDHNLHPDSFYGWSPERSVAFGQDMLAAVQAVIAKV, encoded by the coding sequence ATGAAAATATTCAGTAATTTCGAAAGCGGCAATATCAATGTCGTCACAGCCGACAACGCCAATGACATTCAACTGACCATCCCGAACGATAACCAGTCTGAGTTTTACCAATGGTTTCACTTCCGTCTGGAAAGCCAGCCGCATACCGAGCACCAGATCAAGTTGCTGAACCTGGCCAAATCCGCCTACCCGGAAGGCTGGCAGGGCTACGATGTCGTAGCGTCTTATGATCGCGAAGAATGGTTCCGCATCCCGGCGGAGTTTGACGGTGACACGCTGACCTTCAAGGTGATCCCAGAGCATCATTCGATGTATTTCGCCTACTTTGCGCCGTACAGCTACGATCGTCACCAGGATCTGCTGCATCAAGCGCAACTGCATCCGGAATGTCGCCTGGAAACTCTGGGCAGTACCCTGGACGGCAACGACATGAGCCTGCTGACCATCGGCGAACCGTCGGATGAGAAGAAGAACGTCTGGATCATCGGCCGTCAGCACCCGGGCGAAACCATGGCTGAGTGGTTTATTGAAGGTCTGCTGCAACGCCTGCTGGATGATACCGACACCGTGGGCCGTGCGCTGCTGGAAAAAGCAGTGTTCCACGTGGTACCGAACATGAACCCGGACGGCAGTATCCGCGGTCACCTGCGTACCAATGCGGTAGGCGTAAACCTGAACCGCGAATGGCAAACGCCGTCGATGGAGCAAAGCCCGGAGGTGTACCTGGTCCGTGAGCGCATGCTGGCCACCGGGATCGACCTGTTCCTGGATATCCATGGCGATGAAGCGATCCCGTATAACTTTGTTGCCGGAAGTGAAGGCGTCCCGTCTTACAATGCGCGCATGGCTGAGCTGGAGCAGGCCTTTAAACAAGCGCTGCTGACCATCACCCCGGAATTTCAGGACGAGCACGGTTACGACAAAGATAAGCCAGGCGAAGCGAACCTGACGGTTGGCTCGAACTGGGTGGCGGAGCAGTTCAAGTGCCTGTCTTACACCGTGGAGATGCCGTTCAAGGATCACAACCTGCATCCGGACAGCTTCTACGGTTGGTCCCCGGAGCGCAGCGTGGCATTTGGTCAGGACATGCTGGCCGCGGTTCAGGCCGTGATTGCCAAGGTGTAA
- a CDS encoding ligand-gated channel protein — MSRSMPAVLPLVAAIASVMSGAALAKSSEPTETMVVTAAGYEQLQADAPASISVISRSDLEKRYYRDVTDALRDVSGVVITGGGDTTDISLRGMGSKYTLILVDGKRQSSRETRPNSDGPGIEQGWLPPLQAIERIEVIRGPMSTLYGSDAIGGVINVITRKVSQEWAGNVQIDTVIQEDSHSGDQRSANFFLNGPLVNDKLGLQLYGQTTQRDEDNIAQGFEDKSLNSVTGRLNYQVNESNLIQFEAGVSEQDRRGNVGLSVPTTGCRGECEDSLNEYRRTHYALTHQGNWDALSTDAYVQHEISTNKSRQMEIANTTAKASMFMPLGSHLLTLGAEVSHASLDDESSNKAKNSSRTHISNTQMAAFIEDEWGLTETFSLTLGGRLDHDENYGDHISPRVYGVWHFAEDWTLKGGVSTGFRSPQLREITADWAQVSRGGNIYGNPDLEPEKSVNKEIGLLYSNLDGLTAGLTLFHNDFDDKITRVVCPDTVCTSGPNQWGSDPTYRVNVDEAITRGVEASLMAPLTDTLTMNASYTYTDSEQKTGKYKGQPLNQLPEHLANAGLDWLMNDTTSSWLKVTYRGEESQPVTTPSSSTFVAPSSTFVDAGLTYQLTENTRVKAAIYNLLDESITYEEYQYVEDGRRYWLGMDVAF; from the coding sequence ATGTCCAGATCTATGCCTGCGGTATTGCCTCTAGTGGCGGCAATTGCATCGGTTATGTCGGGAGCTGCACTGGCGAAATCATCTGAACCGACGGAAACCATGGTGGTGACGGCGGCAGGTTATGAGCAATTGCAGGCTGATGCACCGGCGAGCATCAGCGTGATTTCCCGCAGCGATCTGGAAAAGCGTTATTACCGTGATGTCACGGATGCGCTGCGCGACGTCTCTGGGGTGGTGATCACCGGGGGGGGCGATACAACCGATATCAGCCTGCGTGGCATGGGTTCTAAATACACCCTGATCCTGGTCGACGGTAAGCGTCAGTCATCTCGTGAAACCCGACCGAACAGTGATGGTCCGGGGATTGAGCAGGGCTGGCTGCCGCCGCTGCAAGCCATTGAACGCATCGAAGTGATCCGTGGGCCGATGTCAACGCTGTACGGCTCTGATGCAATAGGCGGGGTGATTAACGTGATCACTCGTAAAGTGAGCCAGGAATGGGCTGGTAACGTCCAGATCGATACCGTCATCCAGGAAGACAGTCATTCCGGTGATCAACGCAGCGCCAACTTCTTTTTGAACGGTCCATTGGTCAACGATAAGCTGGGTCTGCAGTTGTACGGTCAGACGACGCAGCGTGACGAAGATAACATTGCGCAAGGCTTTGAAGATAAATCACTCAACAGCGTGACCGGGCGCCTGAACTACCAGGTGAATGAATCCAACCTGATCCAATTTGAAGCCGGGGTTTCCGAGCAGGATCGTCGGGGCAATGTGGGCCTGTCGGTACCGACGACCGGCTGTCGTGGCGAGTGTGAAGACTCCCTGAACGAGTACCGCCGTACCCATTACGCACTGACGCACCAGGGCAACTGGGACGCGTTGAGTACGGATGCTTATGTGCAGCATGAGATCAGCACCAACAAAAGCCGTCAGATGGAAATCGCCAACACCACGGCCAAAGCCAGCATGTTCATGCCATTAGGCAGTCATTTGCTAACGCTGGGGGCGGAAGTGAGCCACGCCTCTTTGGATGATGAGTCCTCCAACAAGGCGAAAAACTCAAGTCGGACACATATCTCAAACACCCAAATGGCAGCCTTTATTGAAGATGAGTGGGGCCTGACTGAGACCTTCTCCCTGACGCTGGGCGGCCGTCTGGATCATGATGAGAACTACGGCGACCACATCAGTCCGCGTGTGTACGGGGTGTGGCACTTCGCTGAAGACTGGACCTTGAAAGGTGGGGTCTCGACCGGTTTCCGCTCACCACAGTTACGTGAGATCACAGCCGACTGGGCCCAGGTTAGCCGAGGCGGAAATATCTACGGCAACCCGGATCTGGAGCCGGAGAAGTCGGTCAACAAAGAAATTGGTCTGTTGTATTCGAACCTGGATGGGCTGACGGCCGGTCTGACGCTGTTCCACAATGACTTTGATGACAAGATCACCCGCGTGGTGTGTCCGGACACCGTGTGTACTTCTGGTCCGAACCAGTGGGGCTCTGATCCGACGTACCGGGTGAATGTGGACGAAGCGATCACCCGTGGTGTGGAAGCCTCGCTGATGGCACCGCTGACGGACACGCTGACGATGAACGCCAGCTATACCTATACCGATTCCGAGCAGAAAACCGGGAAATACAAAGGGCAGCCGTTGAATCAGTTGCCGGAGCACCTGGCCAATGCGGGTCTGGACTGGTTGATGAACGACACGACCAGCAGCTGGCTGAAAGTGACGTATCGCGGCGAAGAAAGCCAGCCGGTCACCACACCATCAAGCTCGACGTTTGTGGCACCGTCTTCGACCTTTGTTGATGCGGGCCTGACCTATCAGCTGACTGAGAATACGCGAGTGAAAGCGGCGATTTATAACCTGCTGGATGAATCGATCACGTACGAAGAATACCAGTACGTTGAAGATGGTCGTCGTTACTGGCTGGGTATGGATGTTGCCTTCTAA
- the fliJ gene encoding flagellar export protein FliJ: MKGKLKAAGQLQQLATQQRDRQSKLFAQQQQQSEHYQRQLDALQLLKSGCQGGSTVGKTSLSSSTLQNSATVQTQLSRLLNHHQHEKAVMDAQCQQSKALLEKSHARVKGLETVIERWQAKQRFEEARKVQRQLEDLINARYRRKPV; this comes from the coding sequence ATGAAAGGAAAACTCAAGGCGGCTGGCCAGCTCCAGCAGCTGGCGACACAGCAACGTGATCGCCAGAGCAAGCTGTTTGCTCAGCAGCAACAGCAGAGCGAGCACTACCAGCGCCAGCTGGATGCGTTGCAGTTGCTCAAATCCGGCTGCCAGGGGGGCAGCACCGTGGGGAAAACGTCGTTGTCGAGCAGTACCTTGCAAAATAGTGCTACGGTACAAACCCAGCTTTCCCGGCTGCTCAACCATCACCAGCATGAAAAAGCGGTGATGGATGCCCAGTGTCAGCAGAGTAAGGCGCTGTTGGAAAAAAGCCACGCCCGGGTGAAGGGGCTCGAGACCGTGATCGAACGCTGGCAGGCGAAACAGCGCTTTGAGGAAGCCCGCAAAGTGCAAAGGCAGCTGGAAGATCTCATCAATGCCCGTTACCGCCGTAAGCCGGTGTAA
- the fliI gene encoding flagellar protein export ATPase FliI — protein MSNKGLLTERLSEAMASLDAIPVARVTGQLVKVNGLMLQAVGCRFRLEQRCLVEAADGEMIEAQVVGFDHHVAYLMPIRQLGGLFAGAKVIPLDGDSTVQLGAHWMGRVVNGLGEPLDDGGPLKGGERVALDTPPINPLKRRPVDTPLDVGVRAINGLITLGKGQRIGLMAGSGVGKSVLLGMITKNTTADVIVVGLIGERGREVREFIEQNLGEAGRKRAVIIAAPADESPLMRLRATKLCHRAAEYFRDQGKDVLLLMDSLTRYAMAQREIALSLGEPPASRGYPPSVFSLLPQLLERAGNSEHPNGSLTAIYTVLADGDDQQDPVVDSARAILDGHVVLSRNLAEQGHYPAIDINASISRCMSSVTNKSHTLVANQFRQLNANYQQVKELLPLGGYQPGQDPELDQAVTMQPQLKAYLQQQVDEAADYPGSLTQLAQLFGSGLNSGQHGG, from the coding sequence GTGAGCAATAAAGGCCTCCTCACTGAACGATTGAGCGAGGCCATGGCCTCGCTCGATGCCATTCCGGTCGCCCGGGTAACCGGACAACTGGTAAAAGTCAACGGCCTGATGCTTCAGGCCGTGGGTTGTCGTTTCAGGCTTGAGCAACGTTGCCTGGTTGAGGCGGCAGACGGTGAGATGATTGAAGCCCAGGTGGTGGGATTTGATCACCACGTGGCTTACCTGATGCCCATCCGCCAGTTGGGTGGCCTGTTTGCCGGAGCCAAAGTGATCCCGCTTGACGGCGACAGCACGGTACAGCTCGGAGCGCACTGGATGGGTCGGGTGGTGAACGGCCTGGGCGAGCCGCTGGATGACGGTGGCCCGCTGAAAGGCGGAGAGCGGGTCGCGCTGGATACCCCGCCAATCAACCCGCTCAAACGCCGTCCGGTCGATACCCCGCTGGATGTCGGGGTCCGGGCAATCAACGGCTTGATCACCCTGGGCAAGGGGCAGCGGATCGGCCTGATGGCCGGCAGTGGCGTGGGGAAAAGTGTGCTGCTGGGCATGATCACCAAAAACACCACCGCAGATGTGATCGTGGTCGGGTTGATCGGGGAGCGTGGCCGTGAGGTGCGCGAGTTTATCGAGCAGAACCTCGGCGAAGCCGGACGCAAGCGGGCGGTGATCATCGCCGCGCCTGCTGATGAATCGCCACTGATGCGGCTGCGGGCGACCAAGCTGTGTCACCGGGCCGCGGAATACTTTCGCGATCAGGGCAAGGATGTTTTGTTGCTGATGGATTCGTTGACCCGTTATGCGATGGCACAACGGGAAATCGCGTTGTCGCTGGGAGAGCCACCGGCTTCCCGGGGATATCCGCCGTCGGTTTTCAGCCTGTTGCCGCAGTTGCTGGAGCGTGCCGGGAACAGCGAGCATCCGAACGGCAGCCTGACGGCCATTTATACCGTGCTGGCGGACGGCGACGATCAACAGGATCCGGTGGTCGATTCGGCCCGGGCGATCCTGGATGGCCATGTGGTCCTGTCGCGAAATCTTGCCGAGCAGGGGCACTATCCGGCGATTGATATCAATGCGTCGATCAGCCGTTGTATGAGCAGCGTGACGAATAAATCCCATACGCTGGTGGCGAATCAGTTCCGCCAGCTGAACGCCAACTATCAGCAGGTGAAAGAGCTGCTGCCGCTGGGGGGATATCAGCCGGGTCAGGATCCGGAGTTGGATCAGGCGGTCACGATGCAACCGCAGCTGAAAGCGTATCTGCAGCAGCAGGTGGATGAAGCGGCAGATTATCCGGGAAGCCTGACTCAGCTGGCGCAGTTGTTTGGGAGCGGGCTGAATAGCGGACAGCACGGAGGATAA
- the fliH gene encoding flagellar assembly protein FliH — protein sequence MKKSSVMRLQPGQYRLHRFPPVAEQQPIPHAAESGVSGGYENPLELQERLEAGFQQGLQQGHQEGLQQGIVQGHQQGLMDGQKEGYQQGVARGEQAGQAQFAAAAEPVSTLLGQLSQWQADKEREQRIQICELVQKVAQQVIRAELTLMPQQILALVDETLEAMPGKTEQVVVHLNPQDLERITNINPDLPQAWKLVANSELTIGSCQLMTDHAEADASCDARLAACMETVRGHLLDEEPGEVSLEAQPDAIQIDTSEVDITQADAVPTDAPVAPAEGDDSGDNAEVVSEQ from the coding sequence ATGAAGAAAAGCAGCGTGATGCGCTTACAACCCGGTCAGTACCGGTTGCACCGTTTTCCACCGGTTGCTGAGCAGCAGCCGATCCCCCATGCCGCTGAATCCGGTGTGTCTGGCGGTTATGAGAATCCGCTTGAATTGCAGGAGCGGCTCGAAGCCGGTTTCCAGCAGGGCCTGCAGCAAGGTCATCAGGAAGGATTGCAGCAAGGAATTGTCCAGGGGCACCAGCAGGGGCTGATGGACGGTCAGAAAGAAGGTTATCAGCAGGGGGTTGCCCGGGGTGAGCAGGCCGGGCAGGCGCAATTTGCCGCTGCCGCTGAGCCGGTCAGTACCTTGCTGGGCCAACTGAGCCAGTGGCAGGCCGATAAGGAGCGTGAGCAGCGGATCCAAATCTGCGAGCTGGTGCAGAAAGTGGCACAGCAGGTGATCCGGGCGGAGCTGACCCTGATGCCGCAGCAAATTCTGGCCCTGGTGGATGAAACCCTGGAAGCGATGCCGGGTAAAACCGAGCAGGTGGTGGTGCATCTGAATCCGCAGGATCTTGAGCGGATCACCAATATCAATCCGGATTTGCCGCAAGCCTGGAAGCTGGTGGCGAATTCGGAACTCACCATTGGCAGTTGTCAGCTGATGACGGATCACGCCGAGGCGGATGCCAGTTGCGATGCCCGTCTGGCGGCCTGTATGGAAACTGTGCGGGGGCATTTGCTGGATGAGGAACCGGGGGAAGTGAGCCTAGAGGCTCAGCCGGATGCGATTCAGATAGACACCAGTGAGGTTGATATCACGCAGGCTGATGCCGTCCCGACGGATGCCCCGGTAGCGCCTGCCGAGGGCGATGACAGCGGTGACAATGCGGAGGTGGTGAGTGAGCAATAA
- a CDS encoding flagellar motor switch protein FliG encodes MNSTQASKKHPSAALDNIDRTALVLLGMGEEAAAQVLKHFSRDEVQKVTHAMAKLNGIKSENAKGVIQRFFNDFKSHSGIRGASKQYLANTLRKALGNDLAKGLLNNIYGDELRNNMLRLQWVDPDLLAKFIAQEHPQMQAIFLAYLPPDTSASVLSSLPEDYHDELLYRIARLKEIDHEVAEDLNTLIERCIEHVSVSQRAPVSGAKQAADIINRFSGNRAQLMELLKLHDEDVVKEIEDNMFDFMVLGRQPEATIDRLVQEVPVETWAVALKGAEIILQQSVKRSMPQRMAKSLEDEMSVKGALAISQVEKARQEIMQQVRKLADKGEVELVLYQEKTVE; translated from the coding sequence ATGAACAGCACACAAGCAAGCAAAAAGCACCCGTCCGCGGCGCTTGATAACATCGACAGGACTGCGCTCGTGCTGCTGGGCATGGGCGAAGAAGCCGCCGCACAGGTGCTCAAGCATTTCAGCCGGGATGAGGTCCAGAAAGTAACGCACGCCATGGCGAAGCTGAATGGGATCAAAAGCGAGAACGCCAAAGGGGTGATTCAGCGCTTTTTCAATGATTTTAAATCCCATAGCGGGATCCGCGGTGCGTCGAAGCAGTATCTGGCGAATACGTTACGCAAAGCCCTCGGCAACGATTTGGCCAAAGGGCTGCTCAATAACATCTACGGTGACGAACTGCGCAACAATATGCTGCGCTTGCAGTGGGTGGATCCGGATTTGTTGGCCAAGTTCATCGCTCAGGAGCATCCGCAGATGCAGGCCATCTTTCTGGCCTATTTGCCGCCGGATACGTCGGCGAGTGTGCTGAGCAGCCTGCCGGAAGACTACCATGACGAATTGCTGTATCGCATTGCCCGGCTGAAAGAAATTGACCATGAAGTGGCCGAAGATCTGAATACCTTGATCGAGCGCTGCATTGAACATGTGTCGGTAAGCCAGCGGGCACCAGTGTCGGGTGCGAAGCAGGCTGCGGATATCATCAACCGGTTCAGCGGCAACCGGGCTCAGTTGATGGAGCTGTTGAAGCTGCACGATGAGGATGTTGTGAAAGAAATCGAAGACAACATGTTCGACTTCATGGTGTTGGGCCGTCAACCGGAAGCCACCATCGATCGGCTGGTGCAAGAAGTGCCGGTCGAAACCTGGGCAGTTGCCCTGAAAGGTGCGGAAATTATCTTGCAGCAATCGGTCAAACGATCGATGCCGCAACGGATGGCGAAATCCCTGGAAGATGAAATGTCGGTCAAAGGGGCTCTGGCGATTAGTCAGGTCGAGAAAGCCCGCCAGGAAATCATGCAGCAGGTTCGTAAACTCGCCGACAAGGGCGAGGTCGAACTGGTGCTTTACCAGGAAAAGACGGTGGAGTAA